One part of the Nitrospirota bacterium genome encodes these proteins:
- a CDS encoding pentapeptide repeat-containing protein, translating to MIFIGFLAYVLVIVVGTADRMLVMPDSTVKLPILSADVPVKTFYSITPLIIWILHLNIFLNLYFHTDKVYLWAENSQGMNEHLHPFIFNFKIKKSGNFIVNVLLTFILYFLYYIAPLVVLVWVNLRFLPYHSYFITGVHHWVTTLDSLMSLVFLTILIIVDNQFNKYDWFSLKTLWNFSKKILVYFLIIVTPFGSWTVLKIPETNYETFPFIFRWLPYIIKPEILNNRTLGNITITDVIHRNLKVPEEKFLLKEVSDIIIARYLSDNKTKEDAERDYSKGIDLKERDLRFGKFYKAVFLNADLRGVKLDKANFFEANLQGAKFDRDLDHIPTSLRGALLWYADLQGAVLISADLQEAYFGYANLQGAFLPKADLQGAFFGYNGMDESRPANLQVANLSEDNLSGAYLGYANLQGADLSNANLSGASLGYANLQGADLSNANLSGAYLQGASLKCADLTKATLHGINYDNISSINMKNNLDYDNLTKIERSSAFVNIKHIIKSAKKRCRKFDEKAKNELVTLLENNNNLTEFINVSSWMACESLEMAKAVLRNSDYINIKDNRTDADEIKKYMEKNCPAVLQKVGKERQ from the coding sequence ATGATTTTTATAGGCTTCCTTGCGTATGTTCTTGTAATTGTTGTTGGAACAGCTGACAGGATGCTTGTTATGCCCGATAGCACCGTAAAGCTGCCAATTCTCAGCGCTGATGTTCCGGTTAAGACTTTTTATTCCATCACTCCGCTTATCATCTGGATTTTGCACCTGAATATATTTTTAAATCTCTACTTTCACACAGATAAAGTTTATTTATGGGCGGAAAACTCACAAGGTATGAATGAACATTTACATCCTTTTATTTTTAACTTTAAAATAAAGAAAAGCGGCAATTTTATTGTAAACGTCCTCTTAACTTTTATTCTTTATTTTTTGTACTACATCGCGCCTCTTGTCGTTTTGGTTTGGGTTAATTTACGGTTTTTGCCTTACCACAGTTACTTCATAACCGGTGTTCATCATTGGGTTACAACGTTAGATTCTCTAATGTCGTTAGTCTTTCTTACAATTCTTATTATTGTTGATAACCAGTTTAATAAATACGATTGGTTCAGCTTAAAGACGCTTTGGAATTTCTCTAAAAAAATACTTGTTTATTTTTTGATAATTGTTACGCCATTTGGCTCTTGGACAGTCCTTAAAATTCCTGAAACAAACTATGAAACATTTCCGTTTATATTCAGATGGTTACCGTATATAATAAAACCAGAGATACTTAATAATCGTACTCTCGGTAACATTACAATAACCGATGTAATTCACCGAAATCTTAAAGTACCTGAAGAAAAATTTCTTCTTAAAGAAGTAAGTGATATAATTATTGCGCGTTACCTTTCCGACAATAAAACTAAAGAGGACGCCGAACGTGATTATTCAAAAGGGATTGACTTAAAAGAAAGGGACTTGAGGTTTGGCAAGTTTTATAAAGCTGTCTTTTTAAATGCTGATTTAAGAGGAGTTAAATTAGATAAAGCAAATTTTTTTGAAGCCAACCTTCAGGGTGCAAAGTTTGATAGAGATTTAGATCATATACCAACCAGTTTACGGGGTGCTCTTTTATGGTATGCTGATTTACAGGGGGCTGTTTTAATATCTGCTGATTTACAGGAGGCTTATTTCGGGTATGCTAACTTACAAGGGGCTTTTTTACCGAAAGCTGACTTGCAAGGGGCTTTTTTCGGGTATAATGGGATGGATGAATCACGGCCTGCTAACTTACAAGTGGCTAATTTAAGCGAAGATAACTTGAGTGGAGCCTATTTGGGGTATGCTAACTTACAAGGGGCTGATTTAAGCAATGCTAACTTGAGTGGAGCCTCTTTGGGGTATGCTAACTTACAAGGGGCTGATTTAAGCAATGCTAACTTGAGTGGGGCTTATTTACAGGGGGCTTCGCTAAAATGTGCAGATTTGACAAAAGCTACACTTCATGGCATAAATTATGACAACATTAGTAGTATAAACATGAAAAACAATTTAGATTATGATAATCTGACAAAAATAGAACGTAGCTCAGCTTTTGTAAATATTAAGCACATTATAAAGTCCGCAAAAAAAAGATGTAGAAAGTTTGACGAAAAAGCCAAAAACGAACTGGTTACATTATTAGAAAATAACAACAATTTAACCGAGTTTATTAATGTGAGTAGCTGGATGGCTTGTGAAAGCCTTGAAATGGCAAAAGCGGTTTTGAGAAATTCAGATTATATTAATATCAAAGACAATAGAACCGATGCTGATGAAATTAAAAAATATATGGAAAAGAACTGTCCCGCAGTTTTACAGAAAGTTGGTAAGGAACGACAGTAA
- the leuC gene encoding 3-isopropylmalate dehydratase large subunit, with protein sequence MSMTITEKILAAHAGKEAVSPGELINAELDLILANDITAPIAIKEFMKIGAKTVFDKNKVALIPDHFVPQKDIKAAEQCKLLREFSSEQELSLYFEVGRMGVEHALLPEQGLVLPGDVIIGADSHTCTYGALGAFSTGVGSTDVASAMATGYLWFKVPESMKFIYHGKLNKWVGGKDLILYTIGDIGVDGALYCAMEFEGEVIRALPMHGRLTMCNMAIEAGGKSGIVVPDDITKEYVTKRAKREFRFYTSDKDAKYAAVKEYDCSKIEPTVACPHLPSNTKPAKELTNISIDQVVVGSCTNGRLEDLREAASVIKGRRVNPNIRMIVIPATQEIYKSAMKEGLLEIFIDAEAVVSTPTCGPCLGGYMGILAKGERAIATTNRNFVGRMGHTESEVYLSNPAVAAASAVLGRIGLPEELGL encoded by the coding sequence ATGTCAATGACTATAACAGAAAAGATACTTGCTGCTCATGCTGGGAAAGAGGCTGTGTCACCCGGAGAGCTTATAAATGCCGAACTTGACCTTATCCTTGCTAATGATATAACGGCTCCGATTGCGATAAAAGAGTTTATGAAAATAGGAGCTAAAACTGTTTTCGATAAAAACAAAGTTGCACTGATTCCTGATCACTTCGTTCCACAGAAGGATATTAAGGCTGCTGAGCAGTGCAAACTTCTGAGGGAGTTTTCCTCTGAGCAGGAGCTTAGTCTCTATTTTGAAGTAGGACGGATGGGTGTGGAACATGCGCTTTTGCCTGAGCAAGGGCTGGTGTTGCCGGGAGATGTTATAATTGGAGCCGACAGCCACACATGCACATATGGGGCGCTTGGGGCGTTTTCAACCGGTGTCGGCTCTACCGATGTTGCATCCGCTATGGCTACCGGATACCTGTGGTTTAAGGTGCCGGAGAGTATGAAATTTATCTATCACGGCAAACTCAACAAATGGGTTGGTGGTAAGGATTTGATACTCTACACGATTGGAGACATCGGAGTTGATGGTGCACTTTATTGTGCAATGGAGTTTGAGGGTGAGGTTATCAGAGCTCTCCCTATGCACGGCAGGCTTACCATGTGTAATATGGCAATTGAGGCCGGAGGAAAGAGCGGTATAGTTGTCCCTGATGACATAACTAAAGAATACGTTACAAAGAGAGCAAAGAGAGAGTTTCGCTTTTACACATCTGATAAGGACGCTAAGTATGCTGCAGTTAAAGAATATGACTGCTCAAAGATTGAGCCAACTGTCGCATGTCCTCATCTTCCCTCAAACACAAAACCAGCTAAGGAGCTTACCAATATCAGCATTGACCAGGTTGTAGTGGGCTCATGCACAAACGGACGTCTGGAGGATTTACGCGAGGCAGCTTCTGTCATAAAGGGACGCAGGGTTAATCCAAATATCAGAATGATAGTGATTCCGGCAACCCAGGAGATTTACAAAAGTGCAATGAAAGAGGGACTCCTTGAAATATTTATAGATGCTGAGGCGGTGGTCTCAACCCCCACCTGTGGCCCATGTTTGGGCGGATACATGGGGATACTGGCAAAAGGGGAGCGTGCAATTGCCACCACAAACAGAAACTTTGTCGGACGTATGGGACACACCGAATCCGAGGTGTATCTTTCAAATCCTGCCGTAGCTGCGGCTTCCGCTGTGTTGGGTCGGATAGGACTGCCTGAGGAGCTTGGATTATGA
- a CDS encoding polysaccharide deacetylase family protein, with amino-acid sequence MPAIPILMYHHVNVLKENAEKGSAFITVDVNTFKKQMSFLKNNGYTTLTTSDFLEIIKTGKMPSKPVMITFDDGWLDNWVYAYPILKSLQLKAVFFVITGHIGAAGLRKRMDEGFTDSLPTHSQCKATLETNSTEVMMSWDELLAMEQSGLIDVQSHTHTHNKWDAKSYKKSDMLNHLYNDITSSKAAIEERLSKNCTALCWPWGIYTKEYIKAAQKAGFNVLFTTEKGTSTDTLRLKRIPIGNIGILNFKKKLFINSHSALSSLYYKILK; translated from the coding sequence GTGCCGGCAATACCGATATTAATGTACCATCATGTCAACGTTCTTAAAGAAAACGCTGAAAAAGGCAGCGCCTTTATCACTGTGGATGTAAACACGTTTAAAAAACAAATGTCTTTTCTTAAAAATAACGGTTATACAACTTTAACAACATCAGATTTTTTGGAAATCATAAAAACCGGCAAAATGCCTTCAAAACCAGTGATGATAACCTTTGATGACGGATGGCTTGATAACTGGGTTTATGCCTATCCGATATTAAAATCATTGCAACTAAAGGCGGTTTTTTTTGTTATAACAGGTCACATTGGAGCAGCAGGATTACGAAAACGCATGGATGAGGGGTTTACCGACTCTCTTCCTACCCACAGCCAGTGTAAAGCAACGCTTGAAACTAACAGCACAGAGGTAATGATGTCCTGGGATGAACTTTTGGCAATGGAACAGTCGGGGCTGATAGATGTTCAATCACACACTCACACACATAACAAATGGGACGCCAAATCGTATAAAAAATCCGATATGCTAAACCACCTGTACAATGACATTACATCCTCAAAGGCAGCTATTGAGGAACGTTTAAGCAAAAACTGTACAGCTTTGTGCTGGCCCTGGGGAATATACACTAAAGAATACATAAAGGCAGCACAAAAGGCCGGATTTAACGTTCTTTTTACCACTGAAAAGGGTACCAGCACCGACACACTCAGGCTTAAACGCATTCCAATTGGAAACATAGGGATATTAAATTTCAAGAAAAAACTATTTATTAACTCTCACTCTGCTCTAAGCAGCCTGTATTATAAAATACTAAAATAA
- a CDS encoding glycosyltransferase family 4 protein, with the protein MRILHTEWSDDLGGQEKRVLAEAIGMQNRGHHVVIACREHAKLLPEAQKCGIECITLPFSSSFDIVTMIKLYRYIKAMKFDIVNTHSGKDSWVGGIAARLAGVPALVRTRHINIPLKRNLLNFIHYLPQSFITCGDTMRENLVKNCGFPENKVVSIPTGVEERFFNVVRTPELKKSLFNLPTDSIVISNVGVLRGVKGHEVTLNAVKRVVTEIPQAVFLFAGDGPKKNSLLKLSSELGITKHVVFAGYIKDVTTVFAISNVSVLSSHSEGIPQSILQSMAAGVPVAATGVGGVPEVIEDEKTGLLIPPNDHDALSAAIIRLINNPALYNSLISNAKEFVLKNHSIEVMLDKTESLYSALMCNTL; encoded by the coding sequence ATGAGAATACTTCACACCGAATGGTCAGATGACCTTGGAGGGCAGGAAAAACGAGTTCTTGCCGAAGCCATTGGAATGCAAAATCGAGGGCACCATGTTGTCATTGCCTGCCGAGAGCATGCCAAACTACTCCCTGAGGCGCAAAAGTGCGGCATAGAGTGTATCACACTGCCATTTAGCTCTTCTTTTGATATTGTCACAATGATTAAACTGTACCGTTATATAAAGGCCATGAAATTTGACATTGTTAACACTCATAGCGGAAAAGACTCCTGGGTAGGAGGCATTGCAGCAAGATTAGCCGGAGTACCAGCTCTTGTCAGAACCAGACACATCAATATCCCATTGAAAAGAAACCTGTTAAACTTCATCCACTACCTGCCACAGTCGTTTATAACATGTGGGGACACTATGAGAGAAAACCTTGTTAAAAATTGCGGGTTTCCTGAAAACAAGGTAGTAAGCATTCCTACCGGTGTAGAAGAGCGTTTTTTTAACGTAGTGCGCACTCCGGAACTTAAAAAATCTCTTTTTAATCTACCCACCGATTCCATCGTTATATCTAATGTCGGAGTATTAAGGGGCGTAAAAGGACATGAGGTCACTCTCAATGCAGTAAAAAGAGTGGTCACAGAGATTCCACAGGCCGTGTTTCTTTTTGCCGGAGACGGCCCTAAAAAAAATTCGCTCTTAAAACTATCCTCAGAGTTAGGAATAACCAAACATGTAGTCTTTGCCGGTTATATAAAAGATGTAACCACAGTGTTTGCGATAAGCAATGTATCGGTGCTTTCATCCCACTCAGAGGGCATCCCTCAGAGCATTTTACAGTCTATGGCGGCAGGAGTGCCGGTTGCGGCAACAGGAGTGGGCGGAGTGCCAGAGGTTATAGAAGATGAAAAAACAGGACTTTTGATTCCTCCAAATGACCACGATGCACTTTCAGCAGCAATTATTAGATTAATAAATAATCCCGCACTGTATAACAGCCTGATTTCTAATGCAAAAGAATTTGTCTTAAAAAATCATTCCATAGAGGTAATGCTCGATAAAACCGAATCGTTATATAGTGCGCTGATGTGTAATACTCTATAG
- a CDS encoding DUF433 domain-containing protein, whose translation MGKIIERVKSDPKICSGKPCISGTRIPVHMILDLLSSRESFEDIKKAYPNIEDEDIMECLNYASMLADEEVGIIA comes from the coding sequence ATGGGCAAAATAATCGAAAGAGTTAAGAGCGACCCTAAAATATGCAGCGGTAAACCCTGTATAAGTGGAACAAGAATTCCAGTGCATATGATTCTTGACCTTCTTTCATCAAGAGAGAGTTTTGAAGATATTAAAAAAGCATATCCCAACATAGAAGACGAGGATATAATGGAATGCCTTAACTACGCATCCATGCTTGCTGATGAAGAGGTTGGAATTATTGCTTGA